The window TGGATCAAATTATTTTGACAGGCTTTATGGGAGCTGGTAAAACGACAGTCGGACAAGTTTTGTCGGAGCTAACCAATATTGCTCACACGGACATTGATAGTGAAATTATTGAGGAACAAGGTTGTCCAGTAACAGAGATTTTTGAAAAACATGGTGAGCAAGGATTTCGTGATTTAGAGCATCAAAAATTAAAGGAAGTCATCCAACGTAAAGCGATTATCTCTACAGGCGGAGGAATTGTCTTACGACCTGAGAATCGTGAAGTCTTAAAGGCATTTTCGCCAGTTGTTTATTTGAAAACTGATCCGGCTGTTTTTTTAGCTCGACTAGAAGGAGATACAACGAGACCTCTAGTTCAAGAGAAGACACCCGATGAGATACGGGCTATTTTTGAACCACGGATTAAATTATATGAAGAAACGGCCGACTTAATTATTGAAACGGACGAGCTTAATCAAGAAGAAGTAGCTGAAGCAATCTTAAAAGCTTTAGGATTAAATTAAACGTGGAGGGAGTGAGAATTTTGAAAGTAGCTTATTTAGGACCGGCGGCTTCATTTACACATTTGGCATCAGAGAAGGCTTTTCCAGATGCTGAATTAGTTCCAAGTGTGACGATTCCAGACGGCATTAAGGCGCTAGAAGATGGGCTGGTAGACGTTGCGATTGTGCCGATTGAAAATACAATTGAAGGAACCGTAAACGTGACCTTAGATTATCTCTTTCACCAAGCAGATATTCCAATCCAGGCGGAGCTGGTTTTGCCGATTGCGCAGCATCTGATGGTGCATCCTGCGAATGTAATGAACTGGCGAAATGCTGAAAAAATTCTCTCGCATCCTCAAGCGTTGGCTCAATGTGAAGCTTATTTAGCTACGGAACTACACGATGCGATTAAAGAAGCAACGCCTTCAACTGCATATGCGGCTAGAAAAGTTAGCGAAGAAGCAACGCCGATTTTAGCGGCGATTGCACCACGTATTTCAGCGAAAGAGTATGGTTTAGCAATCGTTGCTGAAAATATTCAAGAATTAGAGCTGAATCAAACTCGTTTTGTTGTTCTAAGTCACCAGCCAATTCAAGTAAACTTGCCTCATGTTCGGAAAAAATGTTCTATTAGTGTGACATTGCCGAACAATATGCCAGGTGCATTACATAAAGTATTGGCAACGTTTAGTTGGCGTGAGATTGATTTGTGTAAAATCGAGTCAAGACCATTAAAGACTATGCTAGGTGAGTATTTCTTTTTAATTGATTTGTATGTGGATGGGCAAGAACAATTGATAGCCAATGCCATTGAGGAGATTCAGTTAATTGGTGGTGTCACTAAAATATTAGGACGATATCCGGTGCATAAAATCGAGATTGTCTAATGACGATAGAAAGTTAGCGTAGACCAATACGCTAGCTTTTTATTTTGTTTAAAATGAAGAATTGATAATGTGAACATCTATTTTTTTAAAAATGAAAATGCTGAATTAACGGTCTTTTTTTAGTATTATGTGAATATTCTAATGTTTAATTTTCTGAAAATTTAGAATATTGTTGCTTTTATCTCATAAATAATGTATCTTAGTAATAAGTATTTTTTGTAAGTAAGTGATAAAAAATACTCATCACTAATTGAATTAAAGGGGTCGGAGAAGTATGAAGATACAAAAGAAATGGTTAGGGCTAGGATTAGCATTAAGTTTTGGGATTCTTGCAGTAGGGTGCTCGAATAACAATAATAGTAAATCAACAAGCAGTGAATCAACAGATTCATCACAAAAAAAATTAGCTGCAAAACAAGAATTAAATTTAACAGAGATTGCTGAATTACCAACAGGGGATACGGCATTAGCTACAGATACAGTTAGTTTTACTGTATTTAATCAAGTTTTAGAGGGACTTTATCGTTTAGATAAAGAGAGTCAACCAATTCCAGCACTAGCGAAGGAAGAAGTTAAGGTTAGTGAAGATGGTTTAACGTACAACTTTAAATTACGTGAAGGCGCTAAATGGTCTAATGGGGACAACGTGACAGCGAAGGATTTTGTTTACGCTTGGCAACGTGTAGTAAATCCAGCAACAGGTTCACAATATGCATATTTATTTGATGGAATCGAAAATGCTGATGCAATTATCAAAGGTGAGAAAACTTTTGATACGCTAGGTGTTAAAGCGATTAGTGATTATGAATTTGAAGTGAAGATGGAAAAACCAGTGCCATATTTTGTTTCATTAATGGCATTTCCAACTTTCTTCCCACAAAATGAGAAATTTGTAACAGAGAAAAAGGAAAAATACGGAACATCTGCAGAGAATATGATATTCAATGGACCATTCGTCTTCAAAGGTTGGACAGGAACGAATCTATCATGGCAATATGAAAAAAATCCTAATTATTGGGATAACAAAAATGTTTATTTAGATAAGATTAATGTTGATGTTATAAAAGAAACAGCGACGGCACTGAATTTGTATGACGCGGATAAGTTAGATCGTGTATTATTAACTGGTGAGTATGCGAAACAATATCAAGATGATCCCGCATATAAAGTTGTTACAGAAGCACGTTCAGCGTATATGCAATATAACCAAGTTCGCGATGGTAAGAAAACAATTTTTGCAAATGAGAATATGCGTAAAGCCGTTGCTTATTCATATGATCAAAAACTATTAGCCAATGAAATTCTGGCAAATGGTTCTAAAGTCTTAACTGGTTTTGTTCCAGCTGATTTAGCTAAAAATCCAACATCAGGTGAAGATTTCCGTAAAGAATCTGGAAGTTATTTACAATATGATAAAAAGAAAGCTCAAGACTATTGGGAAGCTGCTAAGAAAGAGCTTGGTGGCGATAAATTTAGTATTGATTTAACAGCAGATGATGATGAAACCAATAAAAAAATTAGTGCATTCTTAAAAGATCAAATTGAAGGTACACTGCCAGGACTAACGGTAAATGTTCGTTCATTACCATTTAAAGTTCGTTTAGAAGCAGGAAAGACACAGAATTATGATTTAATGCAAGGTGGTTGGGGCGCTGATTTTGCTGATCCAGTTAACTTTATTGACTTGTTGCAAACAGATAGTCCGTACAATCGCTCAAGCTATAGCAATGCTGAATTTGACAAGTTATTAGCTGATTCAAAAGGTGTTAATGCAGTTAAACCAGAAGCTCGTTGGAAAAATCTATTAGATGCTGAAAAAATTCTTTTAGATCAAGCTGGTGTATCTCCATTGTATCAACGTGCAGCTGCAGAATTACAAAAACCATATGTAAAAGATATTTATGCACATCAAGTTGGTGCTAAATTCACGTATAAGAATGCATATATTGAAGAACAAAATTAATCGATTTTAAAAGAATAAACTAATTAACAGGTATGGATTTTTCTGTCAGAGACAGAAGAACCCATACCTGTTTTTTTGAATGAATAATAAAGCAGTATAGTTTATAAGAGTATCATGTTGTCAAAATTTGATTTTTCTTTAAAATAGTATTGAAAATCTGAATTTAGTTTTTTATTTCACATAGTTAGTATTTTTAATGTCAAAATCTAATGGAAATAAGTAAAATCTAATGGTTTAGAACTTTATTAAACTATGTGAATTATGTAGTAATGAATTTTCATTTTTCATTTTTAGTTTAAATAACGCCGGTTAATAATTAAAAAACGTTAAGTTTTATTAAAAAATAACTAAAATAAATTAAAAAATTTGTTTTTTTACTTTTTTTTAGTAAGTGAAAAAAAGCTAAACTACAACGTTTATTCGTTAAAAGTCAATTTTTGATAATAATAACTACAATTGTTGAAGTGATAGTTAGAAATAGAGATGCTACAATTTTCCTGTAGTTGAAGAATAAAAAAACACGTGGTGGTGGTAAATTGAAAATATTGAAGTGGTTAACGTATGGTTTAATATTGGTTGTTTTAAGTATGGCACATGTTGCTAACGCAATGGACATAGATAATAGTCAAGTTGGGATTACTTTTGAAGAAGGCACTGATAGTAGTGGAAAAGATTCAACTGAGGATAATAAAATAACTGACAAACCAAACCTTAATCAGAATGGTAACTTTCCACAAACCAGTGAAAAAAATTATTCACAACAAATTACTTATATAGGAATCGGAGTCAGCATCCTTGGAGGAATCCTACTATATAAAAAAGAAAGAGGGATAATATAATGGAAATGAAGAAAATCGTAATTGTCGGTTTAGTAAGTTTTTCAACAGTTTTAGGAGCAGCAATGCCAGCTATGGCAGCAACAACTGGAACTACTAATGGTATGGGTGCAAAATCAGATGCGCATCTTAAAATGGTTGGTGGGGATGATACAACAGGCCCAACAGATCCAATCGATCCTAACGTTCCAGGTGGAGAAACAGGAAACAAAGGTCCTTTAACAATTGATAACGTGACTCCTCTAGAATTTGGCGAACAAAAATTAGTAGGTGGCACGGCTACTTATTCAACTACCTCAACATTACCTAATGTTCAAGTAACAGATAGTCGTGGTGAAGGACAAGGATGGACACTAAAAGTAAATTCTAGTCAATTTAAAGATGCTACAGATGCTAGCAAAATCTTAAAAGGTGCAACTGTTACATTACCAACTGGGACAATTAAATCTATTGCAGGAAATGTTTCTGCAGCACCAACGGCTTCAGAAGTTGCATTAGATACAGTAAACTCAAATGACCATATTATTATGGAAGCAAAAGCAAATACTGGTTTAGGTACTTGGGAAGATTTATTTGATGCTAGTAAAGTAACGATTGATGTTCCAGCTGGTAACTTGGTGGGAGACTACTCAGCTATCTTAACTTGGACACTTGAAGATACACCACAACCTTAATTAGATAAACTAATAAATTATTTGGAGGAAATTAATAATGAAATTCACAAAAGCAGCAACAATTAGCATGGTAACTTTAGTAGGAATGACAATTGCATTACCACTTTCTGCAATGGCAGCAGATCCAACACCAGCAAATACAACAGCAGATTTAGTATTAGAACCAGGTGACGATACAATCGTTAATCCTCCAATCGATCCAATTGAACCACCAACTGGAGCTACAGGCGATTTAACAATTGATGCCGTTAGCAATTTTCAATTTGATACACATAAAATTGATACAGCAACTGCAACTTATACTGCAACTGCTAAAGAAGGATCAGTTCTTGGTTTACAAGTAACCGATAAACGTGGTACAGGTGAAGGTTGGAATCTATCAGCTAAAATTTCAACAGCATTTAGTGACGGAACTCATGATTTGAAAGGCGCAGCATTAAGCTTACCAGTTGGTACGTTAAAAACAAATAATGCAGATCAAAGCAACCCACCCGTTTCAAGTGCTTTGGCTTTAAATGATCAAGAAGGAACAGTTTTAAATGCACCAGTTGATCAAGGTATGGGTTCATGGGCAGAAGATTTTGCTGATGGTGTGAAATTAGTTGTTCCAGCAGGTAACTATGCAGGAACTTATCAAGCTGGTATTACTTGGACGTTAACAAACGCACCTAAATAAACTTATTTCATACCGCCTAGAGGAGAAATTGAGTTATGAAACAAGTGAAAATTTTAATTACGAGCGTTGTATTAGTATCTTCTCTTACATTAGGAATGACTTCTGGAATAGCTAAAGCAGCAGACACAGCGGATTCAAAAAGTCATATCCTATTTAAGTCAGATAAATCCCCGACTCACCCTGTTGATCCAACAGATCCAAATGATCCAAATCCAACACATCCCGTTGATCCAACGGACCCCAGTAATCCGGGTACAAATCATAGTGGTCCCCTATCACTAGATTTTACCTCAAGTATTGAGTTTGGCAAACAGATTATTAGTGCAAGTGTAGCGACTTATAACGCTAAAAATGAACATCCTTTTGTTCAAGTAACCGATAAACGCGGTACTGGAACGGGCTGGAATTTAACAGCAGCGGCAAGTGAATTCAAATCTCTTGATGGAAAAAAATTTCTAAAGGGTGCAGAATTAATCTTGGCTAATGGTGATGCGATTTCGACAACAACAAATGTTTCAAAAGAGCCAGAAGTAGTGAAGGTAGATTTTAATAATACAGACAGTCATCAAGTAATGAAGGCTGATGAAGATGAAGGCAGAGGAACATGGGAAGATGCTTGGATGGGCGTAGAAAATAATAACTCTAATGTCCAGTTAAAAGTTTTGCCGGGTTCTGCTGACGCAGGAATCACCTATTATTCTACTATTGTTTGGCAATTGGCAGACGCGCCAAAATAAACACAGCAAGAAACTACCATAAGAGTTTTAGCTCAAAGTTTACTGCGTACTAGTAAACTTTGAGGTACTTAGTTTTGATAATAAGTTTTAGGAAAAACGGGAGGCATAAAGCAGATGAAAAAATTACTAACATTAGTCGTAGCTGGTTTATTAGGAGTGGGTGCATTGCCACAATTAGTACATGCAGAAACGATGAATTATACAATAAAAGCTGAAATTCCAGAAAATCAAATTGATAAAGCAAAGACATATTTTGATTTAAGAATGACGCCAGCGCAAGAAGAAGTAATTAACTTGACTGTATCAAATACATCAAATGAAGAGTTAAAATTAAAAGTTGAGCCTAATACAGCTGTTACCAATCAAAATGGTGTTGTTGATTATAGCCAAAAGGGAGCTAAAAAAGATTCTACTTTAAAATATGCTTTTTCTGATTTGATTAAAGGTGAAACAGATATTACATTAGCGCCAAATGAAACAAAAGAACTTCCTTACACCATTAAAATGCCTGCTGAAAAGTTTGATGGAATTATTTTAGGTGGTTTTTATGTTTCAAAAGTAAATTCTGAAAAAGAAGAAGCTGCATCAAAAAATGTTCAAATTAAGAATCATTATTCTTACGTAGTCGGTGCAAAACTAAGTGAAACGGATACTGTAGTTAAACCAAATTTAAAATTAAACGATGTAAAACCTGCCTTGCAAAATTATCGTACAGGGATAACTGCTAATCTACAAAATACAGAAGCAACAATGATGTCAGAGCTTAAAGTAACTACAAGTGTGACAAAAAAAGGTAGTCAAGAAGTGTTGCACAAAACTGAAAAAGAAAGTATGTCCATGGCACCTAATTCAAACTTTGATTTTCCGATTAGTTGGGATAATCAACCTTTGAAGGCGGGTAAATACGAGTTAACCGTTGTTGCCAATGATAAAGATCAATCATGGAAGTTTACTAAAGAATTTGAAATTAAAGGTGAAGAATCTGCGAAACTGAATAAGGAAGCTGTTGAAGTAGAAAAAGATTCTACTTGGATTTATTACTTGATTGCTGGTTTAGTTGCAGCGTTGATTGCTTTATTATTAATTATCATCGTAGCAAAACGTAAAAAAGGGGGAAATAAAGATGAGGAAGAAAAAGATTAGTCAAAAAATCATTATCGTATTGGCAACAATCTTCTTGTTCTTTGATGTAAGCCTCTTTTCTGTCTTTGCTGTTGGAGAACAAATGGGTCAAGAGTTGAATTTATCAGTAGTTAAAACTGATTATCATTTGAATGAAGCGATTCAAGTGGGAATGAGTATTGCAAATACAACTGCTAGTGAAACAACTTTAGCAATTCCAACAGGTCTTGAATTTAATCAGGAAGAAACTCAAAAATTAGTAGCGAATGGGTCTAACACAGTCATTAAAACAGCTGAAGATTTAACTACCGATCAAGCTCAAGTTGTTAGTGAAACAACTAAAACTGTTCCGGCGCCTACATCGGATACATCTTCAGAGGCGGCGGTTACAAATTCTGGAGAAGCAGTAGTCGATGCAAACAGTGACAGTGCAATAGCTGGAAGTACATTACCTCCTGTACAAAAATCAGAAGATGAACAAAATAAAAAATTAGTTGTTACCTATTATCAAAAACAAAGAGAAATAGTCATTAAAAATTACACGGAACAATCAATTGAAATGCAACAAATTGTTTTAACAGCAACTCAACTTGGCGATTATTCATTACAGTCAAAACAAGGAAATAGTGCATCCAATAACATTTCATTAGTTGTTAAAGATGAGACTGCTATTCCTGAACCATCTGACAGTAGTGCTACTGTTGATTCGGAATCTATAGATTCTAGTAGTCAAGTCACTGCTGATTCATCAGCAACAGCAGATACTTCAGCTGTAACTGAATCAGAAGCACCTGATTTAAGTGGAGCAGCGCCTTCAGCTAAACCTGTTTTAGGGACTAAAGGGACTGTAACTGTAGATCCTGGTTGGACAAAAGTTGCGAATAATTATTATGGTTCAATCCCCTTAACTGGTGGACAAACAGCTTATTATGGATTTACTAAAGGATATGGGGATGCACTCTCAGCCGATTTAATTCAAACAGATTCATATATTAAAGATAAATCTGGAAAACGTGTTGATTATATGTTTCATAACTTTTTTAACAATACACAACAACGATTTTTCATCTCAGAATTAGTCAATGTTGCAACTCCAACACCTCACCAAGAGTTAAAATATACAAAAGTTAATAATGCGATCATTAGCTTAGTTGAAACAAAACCAGTTCCAGGTGGAGATGCTACAAAAGGTCCATTTATTGTACAAGCGGTTGGCTTTTTACGAGATATTTCAGGAACAGGATCAGCTGCTACGGTAAAAGATGAATTTAAAGTATATTCAATTATTACACCAAACATTACTGATGGAACATTGGAATATACTACTAGAGTAGAGCGTTTAAGAAGTCCATCTGAAACTTCTGCTTATGGAGATTCTGTTGGTTTTGCGAAGTTAGTAGACACAAAATTAAACGGAAATGATGCTGTTGATGTAAAATACAGTTCAATGAATAAAGGAATGTATATTGAAGATTCTCCTTACAAAGTAAACTTTGATTTTCTAGATGTATCAATGGGTCCAGCTGTAGCGACAAACTGGAATTCAGCTAGTTTTTATAATTCTGGCAAACTAACATCTCCCTCAGATTTTTTCCCAGGCTGGAATGAAGCAACTGGGGCAGAAAAAAATAATGGCAAACCAGGGGAAGTCATTAATCATGCAGCAGATTCTGGAATCGGAATGAAATGGGATGTTGAAGCATTGGCGAAAGGCTCTGCTAGAAATATGAGCTACCGTGTATACTTAGGCGATACCAAAGCACCGACGATGAAAGTAACAACAAAAGATATCAATGTAAACGTTGAAGATACTATCTCAATTAACGGAACGTGGAATGATGTAGATAGTCCGTGGGCAAACTTAAGCTATTCAATTGATGGCGGCGCTCAAAAAGTTTTCCGTTCAAAAATGCCTAACGCAACAGTAGGTAAAGATAATGCTTGGACACAAACCTTCAGAGCAAGTGAACTAGGTAGCGGAAGTCATAAAATTGCTTTTTTTGCTACTGATAATACAGGGATAACATCAACTGTTGTCGAAGCTACTGTGACTATTAATAGCAGTGACGGTTATCTATTTAGTAAGACTTATACAAAATCAGGAAGTCCAGATAAAACAGCCGTTGGCGATGTTATTCACTACAAAGTCGTCTTAGCAAATGTAAGTGGCCATGATTGGGAAACCGGGATTTCGGATGATTTACCAACAAAGTCTTCAGGATTAACGGTTGATAATAAAACAATTGCGGTGACCGTTGCTGATGGAACGAAGTATTTTTATGCAGATAAGGATACTCCTGGAAATCAAGGTCTATGGATGGTTTATGATGGAGCTGTTTATTTTGCCGGTTCACCAATTAAAGATGGAAAAACAATTCAATTGGAATTCAATGCAGTAGTCAATGAAAATGCGGCTGGAAAAGATACTTTAACAAATCATGCATCTACATCGATTATTAATAAAGCAGGTAAAGGTGAGGATATTGAAACTGAAGTTAGTTTAGCCGGATCAGTCATTGAATCCTTGCCAGTAGCCGACATCTCTCAAACGTATAAAGACATGAATTTATCAGAAGATGGTTTTAGCCAAGAAGGAAATGCTATTGACTATTCCGTTCATATTGGAAATAAAATCCAAGATGTAAAAATCCAAGATTTAGCAGATACAACCTGGTATTCTATGACAGGAACAGAGACATTACCTGAAGGGTTAAGTTATGTTGATGGTAGTATTCAAATTTTAGATAGCACAGGCAAAGATATTACAAGCACAGCAAATGTTGAAAATGGTAATATAAGCTATGAAACAAGCGCAAATAATCTAACGATAAAACTAGAAAAATTAGCATATAAAGATTTTATTACGGTGAATTTTAAAGGTAAAATTGCCTCTGGAACAGCAGGTAAAAAATTAACAAATACAATCGATGTCAATGGAGTAAGCATAAATGGGACAAAAGTAACAGGTTCAGCAAGCACCACAATTGAAACGATTGTTAGAAATAAAAATATTCCTACCATTACGTTGGACAATAAAGAAGAAACGAGCGTTCTTCATGATTATCAACTAAAAGGTACTTGGACAGATGAAAATAGTAAATCCGATACTTTATACTATCAAATCGATGGTCAAACTCCAGTAGCATTTTCTAAAAATATTGCCAATGCCACTCCTGGGCAAGCGACAGGTTGGGATTACACGATTCCTGCTAGTGATTTAACAACAGGTGATCATACAATCGCAGTGTATGCAACGGGAGATTCAGGACTTTCATCTTCAACAGCTAGCGTAATCGTTCATTTCAGCGGAGCTTTATCATTTAAGGTGGCTCCACCAGAGACTACTACGTTTAATGCAACTAAGATTTCTAACGAGGTTGAATATGTGGGTCGTTCAGGCAACTGGGATATGATTGTAGAGGATACATTAGGCAAAGGCAGTAGCTGGCGTTTGAATGCACAATTAGATGAAGAGTTTACCGATAGCCAAACGAAAAAAACATTACCGAATGCTTTAGTTTATATTGATGCTGCAGGTACTGAAACAGCGATGGATGTTGGTCAGTTAATTGATATTTCTTCTGGAATTGTAGATAGCGATATTGATTTTCCAATTAGTTGGCAAGAGGACCAAGGTATGTTATTGAAAGTTGATCCAGGTAGTTATACGGGTCATTATCAAGGCACGATTGATTGGATTTTAACAAATGCTCCATAATTAAACGGAAAAATTGGACCGATTTAAGGTCCGATTTTTTTTATGAAAACAATGAAATGGCAAAGGAAGTGATAAAGTGTTTACCTTTTTTTTACAACCTCAAATTGATACCCTGCAACAACAAGTAGTGGGTTATGAATTATTATTAAGAAAATTTGAAGCTGGAAGTTGGCATTTTCCTTTAATCAGTCCAGAAGAATGGGATGATAGTTTACCACAAGAATTAGTAGATGAAGTTCTTAGAATTGCAAATCAGTTACAAGAAGCGCATCTATCCATTAATTTTTCACGTAAGCAGTTACTCTATTTTGATAGTTTGCCATTTCTAACTTACTTAATGCAACATAAACCTGAATCAGTGGAGATTACCGTAGAATTAATAGAAGCGGAAAATTTCTTAGCAGAAGTTGAAGAGGCGACTGACGATAATGATCAAGAAGTGGTGCAGAAAATAATTGAACAGTTTAAAAAGATAAAAGCATTAGGCATTGAAATTAGTATTGATGATGTCGGCACAGGGATGAATTCTATTGAACAGGTTTTGCAGTTGATTCCGTATGTAGATGAGCTTAAAGTTCCTATTCAAAATTATCGAGAAAATGGAATGTCTTACGAACAAATCGTTCAAGAAATCACATGCTGGCAAGAAATTTCACAAAAGTATCAAAAACGTCTTATTTTAGAAGGTGTTGAAAATCAAAAGGAATCTGAAAGGTTGAGTCAATCAAATATGCACATTCAACAAGGTTTTTATTTTTCAGAACCATTTCCAATTGAATTATTAGAAAAATTAAATGACTAAAATGAAAAAGAAGGCGAATTTTATGAAGATTAATGCATATTGGGATGACATTGTGATCTACGAGATTACTTTTTGTCGAAAAGGTGAAGTGTCAAAAGCTTCGTACGAAAGAATAATCGTTTTTCCAATGGACTATACAATGGAGCGCATTGAATCTGAAGTGAAGCGAAGATTTGAAAATGAGATTGAAGTGATCCATATTTCAGAAATATTTGAAGGCTTGAAAGAGAAACAGTGAGCAAGTAGCATATCCTGTTATTGCAAACAAGGGATAATGTTGATTTAACTTTAACAGAGAGTGGGAAATCATGAATTTTGAACGTATTTTTCTAGAAAAATTAGCCTATAAAGAATACCAACTTTATGAACTTTTAATTAATTCAAATATTGATCAAATTTACACAACAAGTGATTTAGCTAAAAAACTAGGTTATTCTATGAATGTTATGGCAAAGGTCATTCAAAATTTGAATTCACGATTAACTAACTTGGGATATGATCCACTAATTGCAGTGCATCGTAAGTCAGGTTTAACAGTAGGTGAAATTACTTTATCTTTGGATGAATTGCGGGCATCTTTGATGAAAGAGTCCATGATTTTTTCTTTTGTAGAGTATGTTGCATTTAATCCAGATAGTGATGTAATGGGATTCTATGATTCTCACTATATTAGTCAATCGACTCTTTACCGTCGAGTAAAACCGTTACTTGATTATCTTGAAACGTACCAAGTGGGCATTTCATTGAGCCAAGGAGAGTTTGTTGGTGATGAAAGAAATATTCGTTTGTTTTTGTTTTGTATGTATTGGGTAGGAATTAAAGGTGTAGAGTGGCCATTTTCAATGGTTGACCATTCTTTTGTTCAAAAGCAAGCTGTGAAAATTGAGATTAGCACGGAATATAAAATGAATTTAGTAACGAAGCATGAAACAGAATACTTTTTTGCCATAAGTATGCAACGAGTAGCCATTGGTGAAACAGTGAAGCATTATGAACAGTTTGATAAAATTTGTCAGAATAATCTTCAGTTTAATCCATATCTATATCAAGAGCTTTTTCCTAATTTATCCGAAGCACATTTTATGGATGAAGCAAGATTTCATTTCTTTATTATTAATTTTAAACCTCTTTATTTTGAAGAAAGTCTTTATTTAATGAAGACGCTTAATTATTATCAAACAGAAAATAATATAATTTGGCAAGTATCGAATAAGTTAATCAATTCATTAAAGCAAAAATTTCCTCAGGATGCTCATGAATTATCAAGTCCGATATTATTGGGTAATCTATTAAGTATT is drawn from Carnobacterium gallinarum DSM 4847 and contains these coding sequences:
- a CDS encoding shikimate kinase, with amino-acid sequence MDQIILTGFMGAGKTTVGQVLSELTNIAHTDIDSEIIEEQGCPVTEIFEKHGEQGFRDLEHQKLKEVIQRKAIISTGGGIVLRPENREVLKAFSPVVYLKTDPAVFLARLEGDTTRPLVQEKTPDEIRAIFEPRIKLYEETADLIIETDELNQEEVAEAILKALGLN
- the pheA gene encoding prephenate dehydratase; its protein translation is MKVAYLGPAASFTHLASEKAFPDAELVPSVTIPDGIKALEDGLVDVAIVPIENTIEGTVNVTLDYLFHQADIPIQAELVLPIAQHLMVHPANVMNWRNAEKILSHPQALAQCEAYLATELHDAIKEATPSTAYAARKVSEEATPILAAIAPRISAKEYGLAIVAENIQELELNQTRFVVLSHQPIQVNLPHVRKKCSISVTLPNNMPGALHKVLATFSWREIDLCKIESRPLKTMLGEYFFLIDLYVDGQEQLIANAIEEIQLIGGVTKILGRYPVHKIEIV
- a CDS encoding peptide ABC transporter substrate-binding protein; its protein translation is MKIQKKWLGLGLALSFGILAVGCSNNNNSKSTSSESTDSSQKKLAAKQELNLTEIAELPTGDTALATDTVSFTVFNQVLEGLYRLDKESQPIPALAKEEVKVSEDGLTYNFKLREGAKWSNGDNVTAKDFVYAWQRVVNPATGSQYAYLFDGIENADAIIKGEKTFDTLGVKAISDYEFEVKMEKPVPYFVSLMAFPTFFPQNEKFVTEKKEKYGTSAENMIFNGPFVFKGWTGTNLSWQYEKNPNYWDNKNVYLDKINVDVIKETATALNLYDADKLDRVLLTGEYAKQYQDDPAYKVVTEARSAYMQYNQVRDGKKTIFANENMRKAVAYSYDQKLLANEILANGSKVLTGFVPADLAKNPTSGEDFRKESGSYLQYDKKKAQDYWEAAKKELGGDKFSIDLTADDDETNKKISAFLKDQIEGTLPGLTVNVRSLPFKVRLEAGKTQNYDLMQGGWGADFADPVNFIDLLQTDSPYNRSSYSNAEFDKLLADSKGVNAVKPEARWKNLLDAEKILLDQAGVSPLYQRAAAELQKPYVKDIYAHQVGAKFTYKNAYIEEQN
- a CDS encoding WxL domain-containing protein yields the protein MEMKKIVIVGLVSFSTVLGAAMPAMAATTGTTNGMGAKSDAHLKMVGGDDTTGPTDPIDPNVPGGETGNKGPLTIDNVTPLEFGEQKLVGGTATYSTTSTLPNVQVTDSRGEGQGWTLKVNSSQFKDATDASKILKGATVTLPTGTIKSIAGNVSAAPTASEVALDTVNSNDHIIMEAKANTGLGTWEDLFDASKVTIDVPAGNLVGDYSAILTWTLEDTPQP
- a CDS encoding WxL domain-containing protein; translated protein: MKFTKAATISMVTLVGMTIALPLSAMAADPTPANTTADLVLEPGDDTIVNPPIDPIEPPTGATGDLTIDAVSNFQFDTHKIDTATATYTATAKEGSVLGLQVTDKRGTGEGWNLSAKISTAFSDGTHDLKGAALSLPVGTLKTNNADQSNPPVSSALALNDQEGTVLNAPVDQGMGSWAEDFADGVKLVVPAGNYAGTYQAGITWTLTNAPK
- a CDS encoding WxL domain-containing protein gives rise to the protein MKQVKILITSVVLVSSLTLGMTSGIAKAADTADSKSHILFKSDKSPTHPVDPTDPNDPNPTHPVDPTDPSNPGTNHSGPLSLDFTSSIEFGKQIISASVATYNAKNEHPFVQVTDKRGTGTGWNLTAAASEFKSLDGKKFLKGAELILANGDAISTTTNVSKEPEVVKVDFNNTDSHQVMKADEDEGRGTWEDAWMGVENNNSNVQLKVLPGSADAGITYYSTIVWQLADAPK
- a CDS encoding DUF916 and DUF3324 domain-containing protein; amino-acid sequence: MKKLLTLVVAGLLGVGALPQLVHAETMNYTIKAEIPENQIDKAKTYFDLRMTPAQEEVINLTVSNTSNEELKLKVEPNTAVTNQNGVVDYSQKGAKKDSTLKYAFSDLIKGETDITLAPNETKELPYTIKMPAEKFDGIILGGFYVSKVNSEKEEAASKNVQIKNHYSYVVGAKLSETDTVVKPNLKLNDVKPALQNYRTGITANLQNTEATMMSELKVTTSVTKKGSQEVLHKTEKESMSMAPNSNFDFPISWDNQPLKAGKYELTVVANDKDQSWKFTKEFEIKGEESAKLNKEAVEVEKDSTWIYYLIAGLVAALIALLLIIIVAKRKKGGNKDEEEKD
- a CDS encoding EAL domain-containing protein; its protein translation is MFTFFLQPQIDTLQQQVVGYELLLRKFEAGSWHFPLISPEEWDDSLPQELVDEVLRIANQLQEAHLSINFSRKQLLYFDSLPFLTYLMQHKPESVEITVELIEAENFLAEVEEATDDNDQEVVQKIIEQFKKIKALGIEISIDDVGTGMNSIEQVLQLIPYVDELKVPIQNYRENGMSYEQIVQEITCWQEISQKYQKRLILEGVENQKESERLSQSNMHIQQGFYFSEPFPIELLEKLND